Part of the Allofrancisella guangzhouensis genome is shown below.
GTAACTTTTTTTTCATTACTTTATGGTAATCTCTACCATGAGCATATATAGAAACTTCAGCTATTTCAGAAATTGATCTTAAACGCTTAACTTCAGTTTTTGTAGAGATATGACGATTAAGATAATTAAGTGTTGCTACTATGACGCTATTTGTACCAGGAACTAGCTGATTAGGAACAAAACGTTTTTCACCATGTTTAACCATATAATCAAGCTCTGCATTATAGCCACTTTCTAGCCATTTATTATAATAGGGAATATATTCTGATAAATCACAATCAGCTTTTGATAATGATGATAAACCTAATTCATCTAAAGCATAGTTTTTAACTTTTTGCCACTGCTCTAAAGTTAGTTCTAGTTTCATAGTTACATAACTAGCTATCTTTACGTTTGATATCCCAAAGTTTTTCTAAAGCATAAAGGTTTCTTGTCTCTTCAAGCATTATATGAACTACTATATCACCAATATCAACTAATACCCAGTCGGCTTTATTATCACCTTCTATGCCTAATATGGTAATGGTATTTTTTTTCAATTCGTGCTCTAAATGTTTAGCTAACGCTCGGGCATGTGTGGTAGAAGAAGCAGTACAAATGATAATTTTGTCCATCATATCAGTTAAATGCTCAACACCTATAGTTTGGATATTTATACCTTTTAAATCATCTAAAGCTTCTATAGTTATATCTAGTCTTTGGTCTGTAGTCATCAAAAATAATATTGTATAATTATTAAAGCTAGAATTATAACATAACTTTACAGTAAATAGTGGTATCATAACGGTACTAGACGATATGTAGACAATCTGGGAGTTTAAAATGAATAAAAAAGGCTTATTTCTATTTTTTTCATTGGGAGTATTGATCACCATAGCAGTACTATTATTCTACAAATTTGCTATTTGGTATGAGCAAGCACTAGGATCTATCTTCTCGTATATAGTTATGGTCAGCTTTGTTTTACTTGTTTTTAGTCCATTTAGGTTTATCAAAGATAATAAAGCTAATATTAGTGTTAGCAGCTATATTAAATACCTTGGGTACACACTTTTATATATACTTAAGTTTATAGCTAGTGTTGCAAAACAAGTGATACTCACTATTTTATACTTAATATCTAAACTTTTTTCTACAAAAAATAAAGAACCTTCTTAAAAATTTTTAATGCAATACACATCTGAGCAACAAAAAATTATACAACATGACATAAGTAGCCATGCG
Proteins encoded:
- the rsfS gene encoding ribosome silencing factor — protein: MTTDQRLDITIEALDDLKGINIQTIGVEHLTDMMDKIIICTASSTTHARALAKHLEHELKKNTITILGIEGDNKADWVLVDIGDIVVHIMLEETRNLYALEKLWDIKRKDS